The following proteins are encoded in a genomic region of Ovis canadensis isolate MfBH-ARS-UI-01 breed Bighorn chromosome 12, ARS-UI_OviCan_v2, whole genome shotgun sequence:
- the PRXL2B gene encoding prostamide/prostaglandin F synthase isoform X1: MSTVDLARVGACVLKHAVTGEAVVWRRSLPAHTQAVELRSLWQEQACVVAGLRRFGCMVCRWIARDLSNLKGLLDQHGVRLVGVGPEALGLQEFLDGGYFAGELYLDESKQFYKELGFKRYNSLSILPAALGKPVRDVAAKAKAVGIQGNLSGDLLQSGGLLVVAKGGDKVLLHFVQKSPGDYTPPESILQALGISAEVGPSEPPQCDEEACSR; this comes from the exons ATGAGTACGGTGGACCTTGCCCGCGTTGGCGCGTGTGTCCTGAAGCACGCGGTCACCGGGGAG GCCGTGGTCTGGAGGCGCTCCTTACCCGCCCACACGCAGGCCGTAGAGCTGCGGAGCCTGTGGCAGGAGCAGGCGTGCGTGGTGGCCGGCTTGCGGCGCTTCGGCTGCATGGTGTGTCGCTGGATCGCCCGGGACCTCAGCAACCTCAAGGGGCTCCTGGACCAGCACGGCGTGCGCCTGGTGGGCGTGGGGCCAGAGGCCCTGGGCCTGCAGGAGTTCCTGGATGGTGGCTACTTTGCAGGAG AGCTCTACCTGGACGAGAGCAAGCAGTTTTACAAGGAGCTGGGCTTCAAGCG GTACAACAGCTTGAGCATCCTGCCGGCTGCCCTGGGAAAGCCTGTTCGTGATGTGGCCGCCAAG GCCAAGGCTGTCGGCATCCAGGGGAATTTGTCTGGGGATCTGCTGCAGAGCGGAGGGCTGCTGGTGGTTGCCAAAG GTGGTGATAAAGTGCTGCTGCACTTTGTCCAGAAGTCCCCGGGTGACTACACCCCGCCCGAGAGCATCCTGCAGGCCTTGGGCATCTCTGCAGAGGTCGGCCCCAGCGAGCCGCCCCAG TGCGATGAAGAGGCATGCTCTAGGTGA
- the PRXL2B gene encoding prostamide/prostaglandin F synthase isoform X2, giving the protein MSTVDLARVGACVLKHAVTGEAVELRSLWQEQACVVAGLRRFGCMVCRWIARDLSNLKGLLDQHGVRLVGVGPEALGLQEFLDGGYFAGELYLDESKQFYKELGFKRYNSLSILPAALGKPVRDVAAKAKAVGIQGNLSGDLLQSGGLLVVAKGGDKVLLHFVQKSPGDYTPPESILQALGISAEVGPSEPPQCDEEACSR; this is encoded by the exons ATGAGTACGGTGGACCTTGCCCGCGTTGGCGCGTGTGTCCTGAAGCACGCGGTCACCGGGGAG GCCGTAGAGCTGCGGAGCCTGTGGCAGGAGCAGGCGTGCGTGGTGGCCGGCTTGCGGCGCTTCGGCTGCATGGTGTGTCGCTGGATCGCCCGGGACCTCAGCAACCTCAAGGGGCTCCTGGACCAGCACGGCGTGCGCCTGGTGGGCGTGGGGCCAGAGGCCCTGGGCCTGCAGGAGTTCCTGGATGGTGGCTACTTTGCAGGAG AGCTCTACCTGGACGAGAGCAAGCAGTTTTACAAGGAGCTGGGCTTCAAGCG GTACAACAGCTTGAGCATCCTGCCGGCTGCCCTGGGAAAGCCTGTTCGTGATGTGGCCGCCAAG GCCAAGGCTGTCGGCATCCAGGGGAATTTGTCTGGGGATCTGCTGCAGAGCGGAGGGCTGCTGGTGGTTGCCAAAG GTGGTGATAAAGTGCTGCTGCACTTTGTCCAGAAGTCCCCGGGTGACTACACCCCGCCCGAGAGCATCCTGCAGGCCTTGGGCATCTCTGCAGAGGTCGGCCCCAGCGAGCCGCCCCAG TGCGATGAAGAGGCATGCTCTAGGTGA